The Theobroma cacao cultivar B97-61/B2 chromosome 1, Criollo_cocoa_genome_V2, whole genome shotgun sequence genome contains the following window.
gacTGGCCAACAAGGCTTTCAATTGCTCTTGGTGCTGCTCGAGGCAAGTAACTCGAGATGCTAAGCTATTTATGCTTTATATGATTTCTCTACTCtaacaaaataagaatattgatCCTATTGAAGTGCCTAATAAGCATTTGTAATTTTCAGGTTTGATGTATCTCCATACTTATGCGGGGCGTTCTGTTATACATAGGGATGTAAAATCAAGCAACATACTTTTGGACAATAGCATGTGTGCTAAGGTAGCAGACTTTGGTTTTTCGAAATATGCTCCTCAAGAGGGGGACAGTAATGCTTCCCTTGAAGTAAGAGGCACCGCTGGATACATGGATCCAGAGTAAGAATCAATCATTCCAAGCTAATTCTGATTTTGTTGAACTATGCTGCTTCTACAGCAGCAACTTGATTATAGAAACTATAGTCAACCTCaccataaaacaaaaatggtTTTCCATTGCCTACTTtgtctttaaaaaattttataagaaGCCTAACTCCTAACTTTGTTCTGTTATTAAGGTATTATTCAACCCAGCAGCTATCTGCAAAAAGTGATGTCTTCAGCTTTGGTGTTGTTCTCCTTGAAATTATAAGCGGAAGGGAGCCTCTTAACATACAGAGGCCACGGAATGAGTGGAGTTTGGTTGAATGGGTATATCTGATCTCATGTTTTCTCGTTTCTAGATCGTTGAATTCATAGAACTCCTTTATTAGAAATTTCTTTCTATCATTCTTAAACCAACTGCAAGCGAAGAGATTAACAAAGAGACACCTTTGCATGCAGGCAAAACCTTATATAAGGGAGTCAAAGATTGATGAAATCATCGACCCCAATATAAAGGGAGGGTACCATGCTGAGGCAATGTGGAGAGTAGTTGAGGCGGCATTGGCATGTATTGAGCCTTTCTCTGCTTACAGGCCATGCATGGCTGACATCATTCGAGAGCTAGAGGATGCTTTGATCATAGAGAACAATGCATCAGAATACATGAAGTCCATAGACAGCATATATAGCTTGGGAGGGTCCAATCGCTACTCCATAAATATGGAAAAAAAGATGGCTCTAATGCCTACCCCAACTACATCAGAACCCTCCCCTATTAACACACAAGCCTTGGCTCCTCCAGAGCCAAGATAGTAGATAGGTGGATGAAATGTTTatcaatttataaatgatAATCAGCTAACAGGAAGAGTATCCAATGCTTTTTCAATGAACGACTAAGTACATTCATCTATTCCATTTATTTTGAAGTTTAAGTGTTTACTATTGCATCAGACCTTAATGTTGTGTCAATACACATTCCCTGTTTCCTCCCCTTCATTCCCCACTCTTCTCAGTTAATCAGCCAAGTTGTTGCATCTTCTTTTGCCAACCACTATATAGTTAGGCCAAAGATGCAACACTAATCTAGACATTTTACATGATTTAAGCTATAAAGATCTGATTGGTGACTTTAGTCTAAATAAGTTATATACTTACAGCACCATATTTCAATTTCAGAATTGTTAAGCAACTGATGGCTTACTATGCTTAAGAATAAACATGTTACAATATGAAGCCAGACTAGACTCAACCACAGGGCATGTTAAAGCAATTACGAGCTTCAAATGTTTAAACTGGCATTATTTAGCATACAAGAGACCTTTTAAGCAACTAAAATTCACACTGGAAATATGGGATAATCAATACAAAGATGAATGAACTGATGACAAAGCAAGCCAAAAGCAGCCATTTTAGTTACTATTCATTTAACATCCTTGAGCAGACTAATTAACAAAGCAGTTAAGAGGCATACATTAAGTGaaataaatctaaatttttgaTGAACGCAACTGTTTTAACATTACCACAGAgccaattgatttttttttttaatttaagtttctttcttttgccttgataaaattcaaatccGGATCCACTGGAGTCCAGAATTTGGTTTTCTTCTGGTTAAGGAGATAACCACCATCACTATTAAGTTAACTTTTCCATTATCTATAAAGGCCGGAGTCAGAACTTTCAGCTGCCAAGCACTGTTTCAGCATCTTCCTCAAAATGCAAGTTACCAATCTTTctgtctttctttcttcatttcgATTGCTAAGATTGTGGAAATAAAGATTTGAACTTAAAACGTCATCTTTGTAGGCAAGATTGGCTAACTCTTAGGTTTCAGTCTCTGCCACAACCTAAAATTGTCATTTGGAAGAATGTGTGCTTTTATTAAGTAGctaaaagataaaacaaaaaatagcCCCAAAAAAATCTCTCAAAAATGGTGCAATGAAGATTTAAAAGAGACAAGGCAAAGATGATTCATTGAAGTTTTCAAACAGTAGATAATGTCTTACAAACACGACAAGCAAAAATTCACTAATTAACAAGTTTAGTATATTATAGACAAAAAAGGACTGTTGTTTTCTACAATTCGAAAACTTTAGTGCGAACAGAATCACGACAAAGACATGGAACCAATACaattttaaatgcaaattaCGTACTGAAAAGAGAAGGATTAGCCGAAGCAGTTCCCACTTGAACTTCAAGAAGCTCCAAACGACGTTCCAGGGTATCCAGTTTCTCGTTCAATGATGCCAATTTGCTCTTCGTTGTGGCCTCTGAAAGGTGAAAACAAACATTtactagaaataaaaaaggtaaaaaagtAAATTGAACCTGAAAatcagaaaaaggaaaataaaaaaagggatATATTTACCGAATTGGAGGAGGAATTCGAAGAGGCGACGAACATTGAGGGAAATGTGAGAGATGAATTCGCGATTCCCCCAATCGGCTTGCACTGCTATCCCTACGTTTACGGCGTTCGTTATTCCTCCCGCTCTTgccatttctttcttcttcccctttttcttcttgttcctAAAAAGAATCGCCGACTTTTACAGATCTTCCTCGTCTGTTAGCTGTTTTTCTCGgatatttgttttaaattttgttgagagagaaaataaaagattttttttccttttgtgaAATAAAATTGGGTCCGGTTTGGTTGGTTGGTTGGTTGGTTTGGGTTAGTTGTGGGTTTGTAAGTGGCGGGTTTTACGTCGGGTGTTGACTTTACCCAACAATCCGTTtaccaaagaaaaatgatcTGACTTggtatgattatttatttaacaaacttacaattttaatctttctttcaAGGCAAGCCCTCCTCAGCCGTAATGAAATTTGTTTCTTTAAtaagtttcaatattttaagATATATTAAGATTTTAACATGATAaagatatttatttatttttatagttatcAGTACTATCCTATTTAAAAATGCTTGCaatctgttttcttttcttttttttaattattttttcatattttatattataatattaaatttttttaataaattgatgtagcatgatttttaatattaaaagtaaaaaaataaaaattgattttgatatattaaaaaatataatattattagaatg
Protein-coding sequences here:
- the LOC18611407 gene encoding protein BRICK 1 isoform X3: MARAGGITNAVNVGIAVQADWGNREFISHISLNVRRLFEFLLQFEATTKSKLASLNEKLDTLERRLELLEVQVGTASANPSLFST
- the LOC18611407 gene encoding protein BRICK 1 isoform X1, whose amino-acid sequence is MARAGGITNAVNVGIAVQADWGNREFISHISLNVRRLFEFLLQFEATTKSKLASLNEKLDTLERRLELLEVQVGTASANPSLFRYRNHIPGLSNAP
- the LOC18611407 gene encoding protein BRICK 1 isoform X2 codes for the protein MARAGGITNAVNVGIAVQADWGNREFISHISLNVRRLFEFLLQFEATTKSKLASLNEKLDTLERRLELLEVQVGTASANPSLFSCGRD
- the LOC18611407 gene encoding protein BRICK 1 isoform X4 — encoded protein: MARAGGITNAVNVGIAVQADWGNREFISHISLNVRRLFEFLLQFEATTKSKLASLNEKLDTLERRLELLEVQVGTASANPSLFIP